One genomic window of Mucilaginibacter sp. SJ includes the following:
- a CDS encoding serine hydrolase domain-containing protein, which produces MQNMRSSHIHNKYTRLLILTCLVLSGLICNLQAQIISPAGKLISNATMDAFLKKQMDSLQLPGLSIAFINKGKVVYHRALGIKDIKTKEPVNEQSIFEAASLSKPIFAYWVLKMTDRGLLSLDTPLYKYLPYPDIAQDERYKLITARMVLSHQSGLPNWRFFPADSALHVKQDELYLKFKPGTSFFYSGEGFLYLSQVIAHLLNRSLQNIEPVFEKEVTVPLHMAHSSFTANPYILKHKVSGHQEGHVDPVNGPNWPVLPSLQIDSNTFNPAATLHTNALDYAAFIIALMKDKGLSRKSIQEMFRPQLTAPLAEDFRKAGYSTWGLGIAIAQSPVGTFYLHSGNNGNFQSGFLMDKTRQSGYVFFTNCDHGNTFNEKLMAFLALK; this is translated from the coding sequence ATGCAAAACATGCGCTCTTCTCACATACACAATAAGTATACCCGGTTACTTATACTTACCTGTTTAGTTTTGTCCGGGCTCATCTGCAACTTACAGGCCCAGATCATAAGCCCTGCCGGGAAACTTATCAGTAACGCCACCATGGATGCTTTTTTGAAGAAACAGATGGATTCGCTGCAGCTCCCGGGCCTATCCATTGCATTTATAAATAAGGGTAAAGTAGTTTATCACCGCGCTTTAGGTATAAAAGATATTAAAACAAAAGAGCCTGTAAACGAGCAGTCGATTTTTGAAGCAGCCTCACTTTCCAAACCGATATTTGCCTATTGGGTTTTGAAAATGACAGATCGCGGACTATTGAGCCTCGACACCCCTTTGTATAAGTATCTCCCTTATCCCGATATTGCGCAGGATGAGAGATATAAGCTAATCACGGCCCGGATGGTGCTTTCTCATCAATCCGGGTTACCGAACTGGCGCTTCTTTCCTGCTGATTCTGCTTTGCACGTTAAACAGGATGAGCTTTATTTGAAATTTAAGCCAGGCACCTCGTTTTTTTATTCGGGCGAGGGTTTTCTTTACCTGAGCCAGGTGATTGCTCATCTGCTTAACCGGTCATTACAAAATATAGAGCCGGTATTTGAAAAAGAAGTGACCGTTCCGCTGCACATGGCCCACAGTTCATTCACCGCTAACCCCTATATCCTGAAGCATAAGGTCTCAGGTCACCAGGAGGGACATGTAGATCCGGTTAATGGACCAAACTGGCCGGTATTGCCATCTTTGCAGATAGATTCAAATACTTTTAACCCGGCAGCAACCCTGCATACCAATGCTTTGGATTATGCAGCTTTCATCATTGCCCTGATGAAAGACAAGGGGCTGAGCCGGAAAAGCATTCAGGAAATGTTCCGCCCGCAGTTGACTGCCCCCCTTGCCGAAGATTTTCGTAAGGCCGGTTATTCCACCTGGGGGCTGGGCATAGCAATTGCCCAAAGCCCGGTGGGTACGTTTTACCTTCATTCGGGCAATAATGGTAATTTTCAATCCGGCTTCCTGATGGACAAAACCCGACAATCCGGCTATGTATTTTTTACCAACTGCGATCATGGAAACACTTTTAATGAGAAGCTGATGGCTTTCCTGGCACTTAAATAG
- a CDS encoding glycosyltransferase family 2 protein: MTHTPKVAVVILNWNGIKYLKQFLPSVLSSTWPNLEIVMGDNASSDDSVEFMLEHYPSVKIIQNDKNYGFTGGYNRVLAQVDADYYILLNSDVEVIPGWIEPVIELMESDSLIAAAAPKIRSYAQKDSFEHAGAAGGFIDKHGYPFCRGRIFYELEEDNCQYEQSGEVFWASGASLFIKKSIWDEAGGFDESFFAHMEEIDLCWRLKNMGYKVMYCAQSTIYHVGGGTLNAENPFKTYLNFRNNLLLIKKNLPFWRAFWVISIRFIMDLLALFRFLMEGKRKDAWAVSRAHQSFVLSLFKKVKGERRKAKGNAVQNTKGIYRGSIVWDFFVKKKTHFTDLDPSEF, translated from the coding sequence ATGACCCATACCCCTAAAGTTGCTGTAGTTATTTTAAACTGGAACGGCATAAAGTACCTTAAACAATTTCTTCCTTCGGTATTATCCTCAACGTGGCCCAACTTGGAGATCGTAATGGGTGATAACGCCTCTTCTGATGATTCGGTGGAATTTATGCTTGAGCATTATCCATCGGTAAAGATCATCCAAAATGATAAAAACTACGGTTTTACAGGAGGTTACAACCGGGTGCTGGCCCAGGTTGATGCTGATTATTATATCCTGCTTAATTCGGATGTGGAGGTAATCCCCGGCTGGATTGAACCCGTTATCGAATTAATGGAAAGCGATAGCTTAATTGCTGCTGCTGCTCCAAAGATCCGGTCGTATGCTCAAAAAGATTCTTTTGAGCATGCCGGTGCTGCCGGTGGCTTTATTGATAAGCACGGCTATCCTTTTTGCCGCGGCAGGATCTTTTACGAGCTGGAAGAGGATAACTGCCAATATGAGCAATCGGGTGAAGTGTTTTGGGCATCGGGGGCATCGTTGTTCATCAAAAAAAGCATCTGGGATGAAGCCGGTGGCTTTGATGAAAGCTTTTTTGCCCACATGGAAGAGATTGACCTTTGCTGGCGCTTAAAAAACATGGGCTATAAAGTAATGTACTGCGCGCAATCAACCATATATCACGTTGGCGGCGGTACATTAAATGCCGAAAATCCGTTTAAGACCTATCTCAATTTCAGGAACAACCTATTGCTTATAAAAAAGAACCTTCCATTTTGGCGGGCGTTTTGGGTGATCAGCATCCGCTTTATAATGGATCTCCTGGCTTTGTTCAGGTTTTTGATGGAAGGTAAACGCAAAGATGCCTGGGCAGTAAGCAGGGCCCATCAAAGCTTTGTGTTAAGCCTGTTTAAGAAGGTTAAAGGCGAAAGGCGAAAGGCGAAAGGTAACGCGGTACAAAACACAAAAGGCATATACAGGGGCAGTATTGTTTGGGATTTCTTTGTGAAAAAGAAAACCCATTTTACTGATCTTGATCCTTCGGAGTTTTAA
- a CDS encoding mechanosensitive ion channel family protein has protein sequence MLKIFRVAALSLLFVTLLSSVNTFAQTKKKKPRSVRDSLRASILSRDSMMRALKRSDTSVNNLLQKVEYYTSAFNQIKSNLSKKLDTAEISTKLPSFERRITLIKSLIDNDKSSTLRYLYTIRDVLTRSDDQLDLWQEQLADINSKLVQNQNDLDAISRDSVLKILPADSSLATTYLIQKIAIDSKYHRLDTTNKKVMVKVGLLQNRTSAVYITILDLKDQIDTKIRDFSIRAMSQEYNNIWSMDADEGNDFGMATKATANMNAKLFNFFIGRGILIHLAGLVVLLVFFAWVRASRRRIIRDNDTPESVFSQANYVVNYPFVSSIVLTFTLLPNVYDHPPVIVLEMFLLVLMIALLYLVKKACPATMFRYMLQLFGITIIYSLSNLYIQITNIDRVVILILGLAASVISFRFLSEVRKARADYLPYTGFILKVFIFLQASSFLCNVFGRVSLAKIIGVSVVYNLWLALAMYYIVHIIMEALFLQLEAGKKSNNLTSFIDYKLMQNKFRSVLSILATLLWLVMLTQNLNVEDTVFDYLGDFLTKNRSIGGTNTQFTFQSVIIFVAVIWLSSIASKIISYLYDIAAKHANDIDVAKKKNRTSTLLIRIGVIALGFFLAVAASGVPIDKITIIISAFGIGIGFGLQNIVNNLVSGLILAFEKPIQVGDIIEVDSRSGTIMDIGIRASKIATADGAEVIIPNGDLISHHVINWTLSNNNRRVELIIGVAYGSNIEQVKEVLISLLRDHEDIMTEPSPSVFLHNLNESSVDFRVFFWAADINTWLGLKSRVLADIYDAFNKAGIDIPFRQQDVRVIWPKGLPPIKVEAPGIGDAAEPKRGTDDVKTPKDQDQ, from the coding sequence ATGCTTAAAATATTCAGAGTTGCCGCGCTAAGTTTGCTTTTTGTTACACTGTTAAGCAGTGTTAATACTTTTGCCCAAACCAAAAAGAAGAAGCCAAGATCGGTAAGAGACTCGCTTCGCGCCTCCATCCTTTCGCGCGATTCGATGATGCGGGCGCTCAAACGCTCGGATACATCGGTCAATAACCTGCTGCAAAAGGTTGAATATTATACCTCTGCCTTTAATCAGATCAAAAGCAACCTGTCAAAAAAGTTAGATACGGCAGAGATCAGCACTAAGCTGCCATCATTCGAAAGGCGGATTACGCTCATCAAATCGCTTATTGATAATGATAAATCAAGTACGTTAAGGTACCTGTATACTATCAGGGATGTGCTTACCCGCAGTGATGACCAGCTTGACCTTTGGCAGGAGCAGCTTGCCGATATCAACAGTAAACTTGTTCAAAATCAAAACGATCTGGATGCCATATCGCGCGACAGTGTTTTAAAGATCCTGCCTGCCGATAGTTCTTTGGCTACAACCTACCTTATCCAAAAAATAGCTATCGACAGCAAATATCACCGCCTGGACACTACCAACAAAAAGGTAATGGTGAAGGTAGGCCTGCTGCAAAACCGCACCTCGGCTGTTTACATTACGATACTCGACCTTAAAGATCAGATTGATACCAAGATCAGGGATTTCAGTATCAGGGCCATGTCGCAGGAATATAACAACATCTGGAGCATGGACGCCGATGAAGGCAACGATTTTGGTATGGCCACAAAAGCTACTGCCAATATGAACGCCAAGCTTTTTAACTTTTTCATTGGCAGGGGTATTCTGATCCACCTCGCGGGTTTAGTGGTGTTATTAGTATTTTTCGCCTGGGTTCGTGCCAGTCGCCGCAGGATCATACGTGATAACGATACGCCCGAAAGTGTGTTTAGCCAAGCCAATTACGTTGTGAATTATCCGTTTGTATCCTCAATTGTTTTAACTTTTACGTTGCTGCCTAACGTTTATGATCACCCACCGGTAATTGTATTGGAGATGTTTTTATTGGTGCTGATGATCGCCCTGCTTTACCTCGTAAAAAAGGCATGCCCTGCAACCATGTTCCGTTACATGCTGCAGCTATTTGGCATCACTATTATTTACAGCCTGAGCAATCTTTATATCCAGATAACCAATATCGACAGGGTAGTTATTTTGATTTTAGGCCTGGCTGCATCGGTAATAAGTTTCAGGTTTTTATCAGAAGTGCGCAAAGCCAGGGCTGATTACCTGCCTTATACCGGCTTTATATTGAAGGTTTTCATATTTCTGCAGGCCTCATCTTTTTTATGCAATGTTTTTGGCAGGGTGAGTTTAGCCAAGATCATCGGTGTTAGCGTGGTATATAACCTGTGGCTTGCCCTGGCTATGTATTATATAGTGCATATCATTATGGAGGCCTTGTTCCTGCAATTGGAAGCCGGTAAAAAGAGCAATAATCTTACCTCTTTTATAGATTATAAATTAATGCAAAATAAGTTCAGGAGTGTGCTGAGCATATTGGCTACTTTGTTGTGGCTGGTAATGCTTACCCAAAACCTGAACGTTGAAGATACCGTATTTGATTACCTGGGCGATTTTCTGACCAAAAACCGTAGCATCGGTGGTACCAATACCCAATTTACGTTTCAAAGTGTGATCATATTTGTGGCCGTGATCTGGCTGTCATCTATCGCGTCAAAGATCATCAGCTATCTTTATGACATTGCGGCCAAGCATGCCAATGATATTGACGTTGCCAAGAAAAAGAACCGCACCTCTACCCTGCTTATCCGCATCGGGGTGATAGCTTTAGGCTTTTTCCTGGCCGTTGCTGCTTCAGGTGTGCCTATTGATAAGATTACCATCATAATCAGTGCCTTTGGTATTGGTATTGGTTTTGGCTTACAGAATATCGTTAACAATCTCGTATCGGGTTTGATACTGGCTTTCGAGAAACCTATCCAGGTTGGGGATATTATTGAGGTAGACAGCCGTTCGGGCACCATTATGGATATCGGCATTCGCGCCAGCAAGATTGCTACTGCCGATGGCGCGGAGGTAATTATCCCTAACGGCGATTTAATATCCCACCACGTAATTAACTGGACATTAAGCAATAATAACCGCCGGGTTGAACTGATTATTGGGGTAGCATATGGATCAAATATTGAACAGGTAAAAGAGGTTCTGATCAGCTTGCTCCGTGATCATGAAGACATCATGACAGAGCCTTCGCCTTCAGTATTTCTGCATAACTTAAATGAAAGCTCGGTTGATTTCAGGGTGTTTTTCTGGGCGGCTGATATCAATACCTGGCTTGGGCTTAAAAGCCGTGTATTAGCCGATATCTATGATGCCTTCAATAAAGCCGGTATCGACATACCATTCCGCCAGCAGGATGTGCGTGTAATATGGCCAAAAGGCTTGCCTCCTATTAAAGTAGAAGCGCCGGGAATAGGCGACGCGGCAGAACCGAAACGGGGTACAGATGATGTTAAAACTCCGAAGGATCAAGATCAGTAA
- the aroQ gene encoding type II 3-dehydroquinate dehydratase gives MKIQIINGPNLNLLGVREKSIYGDASFQTYLETLRQRYANITIDYYQSNIEGEIINKLHEIGFSYDGIVMNAGAYTHTSIAIADAIAAINTPVIEVHISNVHKREEFRHKSMIAASCRGVIAGFGMDSYRLAIENLLLK, from the coding sequence ATGAAGATACAAATTATAAACGGCCCCAATTTGAACCTGTTAGGCGTTCGCGAAAAATCAATTTATGGCGATGCCAGTTTTCAAACCTACCTTGAAACTTTGCGCCAACGCTATGCAAACATCACTATTGATTATTATCAAAGCAACATTGAGGGCGAAATTATAAATAAACTGCATGAAATTGGGTTTAGTTATGATGGTATTGTGATGAATGCCGGAGCGTACACCCATACTTCCATTGCCATTGCCGATGCTATCGCTGCAATTAACACGCCGGTTATTGAAGTGCATATCTCCAACGTTCACAAGCGCGAGGAGTTCAGGCATAAATCAATGATAGCGGCCAGTTGCCGTGGTGTAATTGCGGGTTTCGGGATGGATAGCTATCGCCTGGCCATTGAAAACCTGTTGCTTAAATAA
- the xerD gene encoding site-specific tyrosine recombinase XerD → MDWRSAIKGFQAYLKLEKSLSDNSIEAYSRDIEKLYQYSDSQVVKLKPELITLIDLRGFINWINELGMIPSSQARILSGIKAFYKYLLMEDIIRSDPSELLESPKIRRKLPDTLSYEEINKIIAALDLSKPEGMRNKAILETLYGSGLRVSELTELRLSNLYLDIEFIKVTGKGNKERLVPIGSEAIKALKVWIENVRVHNPIKRGEEDYVFLNRRGTRLSRQIIFLTIKGLAETIGLKKKISPHTFRHSFATHLVEGGADLRAVQEMLGHESITTTEIYTHLDREYLKSTISQFHPRS, encoded by the coding sequence TTGGATTGGCGTTCGGCAATAAAAGGCTTCCAGGCTTATTTAAAATTAGAGAAGTCGCTGTCCGATAACTCTATCGAAGCTTACAGCAGGGATATAGAAAAGCTATATCAATATTCGGATTCACAGGTAGTTAAGTTAAAGCCAGAATTAATTACTTTAATTGATCTACGCGGGTTCATCAACTGGATAAACGAGTTGGGGATGATCCCTTCATCCCAGGCCAGGATCCTTTCGGGGATCAAAGCGTTTTATAAATACCTGTTGATGGAGGATATTATTAGATCCGATCCGTCAGAACTGCTCGAATCGCCCAAGATCAGGCGTAAACTGCCGGATACATTGAGCTATGAAGAGATCAACAAAATTATAGCTGCCTTAGACTTATCCAAACCCGAAGGCATGCGTAACAAAGCCATCCTGGAAACCCTGTACGGATCAGGCCTGCGTGTATCCGAGCTTACTGAACTGAGGCTCTCCAACCTGTACCTTGATATTGAATTTATAAAAGTTACAGGTAAGGGCAACAAAGAGCGATTGGTGCCGATAGGCAGCGAAGCTATAAAAGCGCTGAAGGTCTGGATAGAAAATGTAAGGGTGCATAACCCCATAAAAAGAGGTGAGGAGGACTATGTTTTCCTAAACCGGCGCGGTACGAGGTTAAGCCGGCAGATCATTTTTTTAACCATCAAGGGCCTCGCGGAAACCATTGGGCTTAAGAAAAAGATAAGCCCGCATACTTTTCGGCATTCCTTTGCCACACACCTGGTTGAAGGGGGAGCCGATTTGCGGGCAGTGCAGGAAATGCTGGGCCATGAAAGCATTACCACAACGGAAATTTATACTCATTTAGACAGGGAATACTTGAAAAGTACTATAAGCCAGTTCCATCCGCGCAGTTAA
- a CDS encoding DUF3820 family protein — protein sequence MENLKPDPKILIDIVQTKMPYGKYKGTIIADIPVSYLEWMAGKGFSKDKMGMLLSTTFEIKTNGLGEILYMVKKQVQAPRPPKGGGF from the coding sequence ATGGAAAATTTAAAACCGGATCCTAAAATTCTCATCGATATTGTACAGACCAAAATGCCTTACGGTAAATATAAAGGCACTATTATAGCTGATATCCCGGTATCATACCTGGAATGGATGGCGGGTAAGGGTTTTAGTAAAGATAAAATGGGCATGTTGCTTTCAACCACATTTGAGATCAAAACAAATGGGCTGGGCGAGATCTTGTATATGGTGAAGAAACAAGTTCAAGCCCCCCGGCCCCCTAAAGGGGGAGGATTCTGA
- a CDS encoding MBL fold metallo-hydrolase gives MNRRLSTKYFQVSQRVWGTKLLFVNVYMIANRPGAAKGWVLVDTGLKGSAKKIIAMAEELFGPGTRPAAIVLTHGHADHAGGLAELLETWNVPVYAHALELPYLTGLSSYPPADPSLTDGLMSLLSVFFPTSPINLGTKVKTIDMEEGIPELPEWKIIHTPGHTPGHISLFLPINSTLIAGDAFSTTKAESALYSFSSLKKLTGPPRYFTTDWEAAAQSVRRLAALEPRTVAAGHGPIMRGRELHDQLHELADNFEQVAIPAKGRYVGHPAVADEMGVTYIPPYVSSGILKATVGIAAALATFFIIKGLQE, from the coding sequence ATGAATAGAAGGCTCAGTACAAAATATTTCCAGGTATCGCAAAGGGTATGGGGAACTAAACTATTATTTGTTAACGTTTACATGATCGCTAACCGTCCCGGTGCTGCCAAAGGCTGGGTTTTGGTGGATACGGGGTTAAAAGGTTCGGCCAAAAAAATCATTGCTATGGCCGAGGAACTTTTTGGCCCGGGAACCAGACCTGCGGCTATTGTGCTTACACACGGGCATGCCGACCACGCAGGAGGCCTGGCGGAGCTTTTGGAAACCTGGAATGTACCAGTTTATGCCCATGCACTTGAATTGCCTTACCTAACAGGCCTGTCATCATACCCGCCGGCCGATCCATCACTAACCGATGGGCTGATGAGCCTTTTGTCGGTATTTTTCCCTACATCCCCCATAAACCTCGGTACTAAAGTAAAAACCATCGATATGGAGGAAGGGATCCCCGAACTGCCCGAATGGAAGATCATTCACACCCCGGGACATACGCCGGGGCATATTTCACTGTTTTTGCCAATAAATTCGACCCTAATAGCCGGGGATGCGTTTTCAACTACAAAGGCCGAATCAGCTTTATATTCTTTTAGCTCACTTAAAAAGTTAACCGGACCGCCGAGGTATTTCACTACCGACTGGGAAGCCGCCGCTCAATCGGTACGCCGGCTTGCCGCGCTTGAACCACGCACGGTGGCAGCGGGCCATGGCCCTATAATGCGCGGCCGTGAGCTGCATGATCAACTACATGAACTGGCCGATAACTTTGAGCAGGTTGCAATACCTGCAAAAGGCCGTTATGTAGGGCACCCGGCTGTTGCCGATGAAATGGGCGTAACATATATCCCACCTTATGTAAGCAGCGGCATTTTAAAAGCAACTGTTGGCATCGCAGCTGCACTCGCTACATTTTTTATTATAAAAGGATTGCAAGAATAG
- a CDS encoding acyl-CoA thioesterase, whose amino-acid sequence MDTPFQLSTFETEFRVRPDDIDMFQHVHNSKYFDYVLAARYDQMERCYGMAMEKFMERGFGWVVRTAHVDYKRALTMGDYFIVKTGIESIDDKGCRVKFTITNKATKKISCDGWFDYVMIDMATGRGAKIPQDVIDQYLI is encoded by the coding sequence ATGGATACACCATTCCAACTCTCTACTTTTGAAACTGAGTTTCGCGTACGCCCGGATGATATAGATATGTTTCAGCACGTACATAACAGCAAATATTTTGATTATGTACTGGCCGCACGTTACGACCAGATGGAGCGCTGTTATGGGATGGCTATGGAAAAATTTATGGAACGCGGCTTTGGCTGGGTGGTGCGTACCGCTCATGTGGACTATAAACGTGCCTTAACCATGGGCGATTATTTTATTGTGAAAACCGGTATAGAAAGCATCGACGACAAGGGCTGCCGCGTAAAATTCACGATCACCAATAAAGCCACCAAAAAGATAAGTTGTGATGGTTGGTTTGATTATGTAATGATAGATATGGCCACCGGCCGTGGGGCAAAGATCCCGCAGGATGTAATTGATCAATACCTGATCTGA
- the corA gene encoding magnesium/cobalt transporter CorA, with translation MNGNFKRLRLKKHKHAGNVGDRPGTIRVAEDALKPIISVYSYNKDELVTCEGKDIKTALKQLNKCDNHTHWIKINGLGDASLIEQIGEHCNINSLVLEDIANTHQRPKFDEYEDYAFCTSRIVQFNKDNEIINCQFSAIIKDNIIISFEEDHTERFDAVKARLKAGKGAIRTAGPGYMCYALTDTIIDTYFVLLAEIGDHLDALEDKLYLSADKTIMFNAQQLKRTLIVVRRASWPERDKINDMIRSESPLITSEVKLFLRDAYDHCIQAMDLIENYKEVTSSIIDLYLSMVSNRMNEIMKVLTIISVIFIPLTFIAGIYGMNFSRQDDKGHLLPDNMPELYWHHGYIYAIVFMFLIAIIQVFVFWKKGWFNRL, from the coding sequence ATGAATGGCAACTTTAAACGCCTGCGTCTTAAAAAACACAAACACGCAGGAAATGTAGGTGACAGACCGGGTACTATCAGGGTAGCCGAGGATGCACTGAAACCCATTATATCAGTTTACTCATACAATAAGGATGAGTTAGTAACCTGCGAGGGCAAGGATATAAAAACAGCCTTAAAACAGCTAAATAAATGTGATAATCATACGCATTGGATCAAGATTAATGGTTTGGGCGATGCTTCGCTGATTGAGCAAATTGGGGAGCATTGCAATATCAATTCGCTGGTATTGGAAGATATTGCCAATACCCACCAGCGCCCCAAATTTGATGAATACGAGGATTATGCCTTTTGTACCAGCCGCATCGTTCAATTCAATAAGGATAACGAGATCATTAACTGCCAGTTTTCGGCTATTATAAAAGATAATATCATCATTAGCTTTGAAGAAGATCATACCGAACGTTTTGATGCTGTAAAAGCCCGATTAAAAGCCGGGAAGGGCGCCATCCGTACCGCCGGGCCCGGTTATATGTGTTATGCACTTACTGACACTATAATTGATACCTACTTTGTGCTGCTTGCCGAGATTGGCGATCATTTGGATGCCCTTGAAGATAAGCTTTACCTCAGCGCCGATAAAACCATCATGTTTAATGCTCAGCAGCTAAAACGTACGCTCATTGTTGTACGCCGTGCCAGCTGGCCCGAGCGGGATAAGATCAATGACATGATCAGGTCTGAAAGTCCGTTAATAACGTCTGAAGTTAAATTGTTTTTACGCGACGCTTACGACCATTGCATCCAGGCCATGGACCTTATTGAAAACTATAAGGAAGTAACATCAAGTATTATTGATCTATACTTATCCATGGTAAGTAACCGCATGAACGAGATCATGAAAGTGCTCACTATCATTTCCGTGATCTTTATACCGCTTACTTTTATAGCCGGTATATATGGGATGAATTTTTCCCGCCAGGACGATAAAGGCCACCTTTTACCGGATAACATGCCCGAGCTGTATTGGCATCATGGATACATTTACGCTATCGTATTTATGTTTTTGATAGCCATAATACAGGTGTTTGTATTTTGGAAGAAGGGTTGGTTTAACCGGTTGTAG
- a CDS encoding lysophospholipid acyltransferase family protein, with the protein MIKKGFTKLGILILYLISLLPFWFLYILSDIAFIIIYYIIHYRRDVVQQNLRNAFPEKTDRERYDIERKYYRYLADLIVETIKMITVSEKQIQKRVVATNSDLVFEYFAKGKSIIAVAGHYCNWEMAALNFNFVTDKRFMIIYKNLSNKTFDNFFIKIRSRFGGQPVAMKQTLRKMIEYRKELTVSVLVGDQTPVMHEVNYFTNFLNQPTAVFLGIEKIAKTIDAAVVFYDMKRIKRGYYEYTLIPLTETPKETAEHEITDMHVKYLEGMIRREPQYWLWSHRRWKFKPEDLHR; encoded by the coding sequence ATGATAAAAAAGGGTTTTACTAAGTTAGGGATATTAATTTTATACCTTATATCGCTGCTTCCCTTTTGGTTTTTATACATTTTATCCGATATCGCTTTCATTATTATTTACTACATTATTCACTATCGCCGTGATGTAGTGCAGCAAAATCTGCGCAATGCCTTTCCCGAAAAAACAGACCGGGAGCGCTATGATATTGAACGAAAATACTATCGCTACCTGGCCGATCTGATTGTGGAGACTATTAAAATGATCACCGTATCAGAAAAACAGATCCAGAAAAGGGTAGTGGCTACCAACTCCGACCTGGTGTTTGAATACTTTGCTAAAGGTAAGAGTATTATTGCAGTTGCCGGCCATTATTGCAACTGGGAAATGGCGGCCCTCAATTTTAACTTTGTTACCGATAAAAGGTTCATGATCATTTACAAAAACCTGTCTAACAAAACGTTTGATAATTTTTTCATTAAGATCCGTTCAAGGTTTGGTGGACAGCCGGTTGCCATGAAGCAAACATTGCGTAAAATGATTGAATACCGTAAGGAACTTACCGTTAGTGTGCTTGTTGGCGATCAAACCCCTGTGATGCATGAGGTAAACTATTTTACCAATTTTTTAAATCAGCCAACCGCAGTATTTTTGGGTATTGAAAAGATTGCCAAAACAATTGACGCCGCTGTTGTTTTTTACGACATGAAACGGATAAAACGTGGATATTATGAATATACCCTAATCCCGCTTACCGAAACACCAAAAGAAACTGCCGAACACGAAATAACAGATATGCACGTGAAATACCTTGAGGGGATGATCAGGAGAGAACCGCAATACTGGTTATGGTCGCACCGGAGATGGAAGTTTAAGCCGGAGGATTTACATAGATGA
- a CDS encoding WbqC family protein, with amino-acid sequence MIEKGAVLPMFYLPPVDYFVQLNTYKPDILIEREEHFPKQTYRNRANIYSPDGVLALVVPVIKGSKNHTKVKDVKISYDFMWQRLHWQSLQACYRRSAYFEFYEDDFAPFYEKQITYLFDYNQELLNLLLKLTKIKTELNYTDEYQPEYPNLHDFRFSIHPKKESEMQQKPYFQVFEDRRGFMKNLSIIDLLFNQGPQTINYL; translated from the coding sequence ATGATTGAAAAAGGCGCTGTGTTACCCATGTTTTATCTTCCGCCGGTAGATTATTTTGTACAGTTAAATACGTACAAACCTGATATACTGATAGAAAGAGAAGAACATTTCCCCAAACAAACTTATCGCAACCGGGCTAATATCTACTCGCCCGATGGTGTGCTGGCGTTGGTGGTGCCGGTAATTAAAGGTTCAAAAAATCACACTAAAGTTAAAGACGTAAAAATAAGTTATGATTTTATGTGGCAGCGCCTGCACTGGCAAAGCCTGCAGGCCTGCTATCGCCGTTCGGCTTATTTTGAGTTTTATGAAGATGATTTTGCGCCTTTTTATGAAAAACAAATCACCTACTTGTTTGATTATAATCAGGAGCTTTTGAACCTGCTGCTTAAACTCACCAAAATAAAAACAGAATTAAATTACACGGATGAATACCAGCCCGAATATCCTAACCTGCACGATTTTCGGTTTTCTATCCATCCTAAAAAAGAAAGCGAAATGCAGCAGAAACCCTATTTCCAGGTATTTGAAGACCGCAGGGGCTTTATGAAAAACCTGAGTATCATTGATCTGCTGTTTAACCAGGGCCCGCAAACCATAAACTATTTGTAG